The following nucleotide sequence is from Apium graveolens cultivar Ventura chromosome 4, ASM990537v1, whole genome shotgun sequence.
ccattttGCTCTAGTTTTTGGGAtagatgcttcatttcctgtagcagctctcataggaacatgatgacctttctcaatacagtccacatatttttcatcttgagagaggagatgcatgtacattttcacctttcagtggtgatagttgtctttgtccagaaatggaatttttactccaacataTTTTCAGCatatcttgttagttgttgtgatctttaaactcttcgttcttcaagagctcgctctgataccaattgttattcccaaacaatctaacaaagaattacagaagaggagaggttgaatgtaattctgattTCTTTTTTATTTAAAGAACTGTCTTATcttaaatatataactgtgtttgatttggctaaagtgcggaataaaagtattgaagaaatcaaacacagagtaatcaaatacaagtatttaaaaactttttgatggattaaacttttccaccagagatatatataaaatcgagaactctgtgatgcaagatttgcacacagctgcttacaagtagaacttacaaagaacataatttttttttacagatacagctttttctatttatCTGGTAAGTTTCTTACTTACTTGATTGATACTTTTCTACTTGCTACcattggtttatatatcaccaatttacatgataaaaagacaaacaaataagacaaaaattacatgcttctttatttttctatccagcatctttgaatatcttcaagttagcatggaaatggaaatgcttctttgttctctaaaatctgtaaaaggctaccacattccatttgcatctaatcaacccatattactatcaagtcactatcaactgctatttgaattaaaatatatgttgaaacttcattggatcatcctTTGAATCTGTATTTGAATCATCCGTAGAGGCTTCACTAGATCATCCTTTGAATCTATATTTGAATCATCCGTCGAGGATTCactagatcatccgttgaatatgACTTGGGTCATCCATCGAAGCCTTGTAGAATCATTCGTTGAAAGTCTTacatagcagttaactctatttcacttatgcaaaattacaaggcatctaatatttacaattagccaacctattgtgcatatcaaactagtagtcaacatgaattagaatatcctacaacttctaggCTCTTTAAGGTATGTAGAATGTAGAAATGTGTTACAAGACTTATTGATACATAAGCTAgtctctcaacggatgttaaagtgatcatccattgaaatctacaaattcactaaatttaatctactaaggtgtttttttaacttatcatcaagtacacaacatattcctaacactgtTGGTCACCCAGATATTCAAGATGTGTGCTTGCCGGCAGAAGGTATGGATCCAATTGATTTCGATATGGTCTCTAACAAATCTGATTAGATAAAAGACTCGaatagaaaataaataaatattattgaaTTAGTATAGGGAAAAAGGTAGAAATAATTAATGAATAAAAGTCGACAACGATTAGATAACATTGTATTAATCTCAATAATAGAAAACAATTCATGTCTGGCCTATGTGAACACGAACAACATTATAACATATTCTACAATACATAAATCTCATTTGACATGCCTATGCCATTAATATAACAACCTTGTACTAACACTTTAATACGAGATCACTGGAATTGGACGGTGACATTATCGATTCCAAATACAACAAGTTCATTTACCTTACACCCATAAATATTAGACTAACAAAACTTAAAATTATTATCGACATATATATAACCCAAACATATACTCAAAATATCCATCATAATCAGaataatcaaaaattaaaaaaatataactgTAAACACTACATAATATTTCATCACTTAATGGTCTAGAAAATCATTGAGTGTAATCTACTTCGAGTGATATTTTTCGTAcaattcaaataaattataaAGGATTATCTATTTTATTTTCTAACAAAACTCGCGCAAACTGAAATTTAAAAATCAAATCCTCTGCATTACGAAATATTGCTAGAAAATGACTCGTGCCTCGCACAGGTTATTATGTTAGTGTTTTATTAACTTCGTGTGTAGTTAAATAAAATGTCCACTATTTACGACGGTCACATATTATGTTTATCTTTAAGAATACATGTTACACTATGGTATAGTATTTCAATACATGAATAAAATGTCTAATGAATTTTATCTCCTTGTTGGCCTATTATATATAAAAGGATTTTCATATTCATAGTTCAAGAAAAAGCACCACTTATCCTTGTCGTTTTCTTTTGTTACTAAAATTACACGCTTGCTCGGTTCGATTATTCATACACCCTACTCTATTACGACATCATTTGTACTTGCTCTAACTGAGTTTGGAAAATTTTGGGGCGCTAAGCGCAAGTCTTATTGACCTATAGTCAGAGTCACCTTGATTTATCTCTTATTTTTTACTCCCTCTGTCTCACccatttctttacactttccttcttgggatgtcccatccaattatttacatttcaaaccttaccaaaaatagtaaatGGGTCCCACCACTTTCCCACTTTTTCcccttttcacactacttttattcattatacattaaaaatcaatgggtCTCACTATTTCActcatttttctttctttttttcactACTTTTTACATATTTCTTAACCTCCTTACGCAAACCAAATGTAAACAATTGGCCGGGGCGGAGGGAGTAATTATGAAATGAATAACTTAtttagaaaaaagaaaaaaataattgTTTTGGATCTAACTTAAATTTTGATATTATATTAAATTTTCCTACTTACCGTTCAAGTTCTTTATCATTTTCTTTTGTTAGTGAAATTACACACTTGGGGAAATCGAGTGATTTCTTCTAACTTTACTCGGTTCGATTATTCATTTACTTTAACTCTGTTCCGACATCATTTATACTTACTTTAATGTAATTGAAAATTTTGAGATGCTAAACGCAAATTTTACTGATCTATAGTCAAAATTACCTTTATCTATCTCTtgttttttaattaataaaatgaGTAGCCTATTTTGAAAAAGGAGCAAAAAAACTTGTTTTGAACCTAACTTAAGTTTCAAacattaaaataaatttttctacTCACCGTTAAAGAAAAAACACCACTTATCCTTGCCGTTTTCTCTTGTTACTAAAGTTAGACGCTTGCTCGGTTCTTTTATTCATTTCTCTCAACTCTATTCGGACATCATTTGTACTTGCAATACTACACAGTAGACAAGACACCCAGTTTCGCACTGACCAAAATATCAAACACAATTCAGAGTTAAGGGAGAGACTTACATGCAAAACCACTTTCCAGCAGGTTCTAAAATGTCAGGTATAATTTCTTAAATTTCATTCTTTCAACTCCTATAGATTCACCCAAAGATTAAATATAACTCAAGATTCAGTGTATATATCCCAATTCTATCAATCCTACATGCTCTGCAACCATGTGTGTTAATTTCTATTTGTAAAATGGCATGTTCTTATTTATATAGTTCTTCTATTGGTAACTAATTTTTTTTGATCATTTCTATTTCAGTCTGATTATTGTTGTTCTGCATGTAAAATGGTGTTTTTCTAGCATTTTTGACCTGGTTCTGTTTTTTCTTGACAATGCTGATTCTATTTGAAAGAGGGCTTTTTACTCGCAGTTTTTTTTTCTGGTTTTATATTTCTAAGGCCATGTTTGTTTGGGGGATTATAATCTGGGGATAACTAATCCCATCAATATTAATCCTATGGATTAAATAATCATATCCTATGTTTGTTTGGAAGGATTAAGTTTAGGATTGGACTAATGCTATTAACAGGAAATCAGTTTTATGTGGAAAGTAATGGAAATGTTATGGAGATAGAGGATTCTGGTAAGGATTTAACTACACGGGGTGCACGAATTTTGGTTCTACCCACATGAATTCTGAATTAATTCATGTTATGTGTTTGTTTGCATTCCGACTTCTGGCAGATATGGTTTATTTGAAGGCAGGATTTTGACAGGGTAACTTACCCTGATAGTCATTTAGTCACACACACATGCATGCCTAATAGAGATACACTAGGCTACATGCATGCTACAATGGCAAGGGTTATAATTAGTTATGTTGCTATTCTAAAATAAATTTGCACAGTAATCAATTTTGTATGTTGAATCAATTTGCGAAGTTATATTCGACAATTATCCAAAAGTAGACAGTTGTTGTAATGTAACTAGTGTACTTTTCTTTTGCTATTGGTTCTCGAGGAAAAAAATATTCATCGAATTCAGTCAAACACTTCAAATAGATACACTCAAATGTTTGTGCAGGTATTACACATAGTAGCCCGAATCCAAGAAGTAGCACTGACGAAGTGGTTTATAAGAAAAATCAGACTGACAACAGTCAAACTGATCCAAGTTTGCAGCTTGTGGTTGCCTTACCTTCACCTGTTTCATCAACCCCATTGAAGCAGAATCGTAAAAAGAGGAGTAACAGTGCTATAAACAAGCCAGAGCAGAGTCCCAAATTGAAAAAGCACAGACCTCAGCTACTTCATGAAGAATGTACTCCAGAAATATTTACCCTGAAGCCACATGCCAGGGGAAGTTATGTTAGAAATAAAAGCTTAAAACCATTGTCCAAATATCCAAATGATGTTGGGATAGGACAAACTGCTAATAAATCATGTAAGCGAGCTTTAAATTTTGACTTGGAAAGCAAAGATAGATGCAAAATGTTGGAGGATAACGAAAATCAAGGTCTAAACTTAGATTTAGAGATAAAACAGGATGAACAGTTCGATATAAAGTATCAGAGAAGGAAAAAAAGAATGGGCATTATTGGCCTAAACATGGATACTAGTGAATCTGCCAGATGCACCGAAAATGATTGTTTATCTGTGATGGATGCATGTGTTCCATCAAGCAAAGGTTTACTTTGTGATTTCATCAAGCCTGAGAGTCATAGACAGAGGGTTTCATCAAGGCTAAGAGAGATTTTAATGGAAGATACTGGTTGTGAGCATCTTCTTTTTCGAGTTTACAGTAGGAAAGTAGAAGTAAAACAGTGCTCAGAACATAGCAATGACTGTGGAGGAAAGTCTCCAGTGATGCACAAGAAAGAGAAGACGAGTAGACAAAGAGTAACAGTTAACAGATCTTGGATGGGTGAGAAAACTGCAGAAGGTTGGCAGACAGAGTGCAATGGCGAAGAAGTAGTCAAGAAGCGACAGAGAAAATTACAACCTCTTCAATTTTCTACACCTTATTGCAAGTGCCTTTTTCTTAACTTTGCATACTGATAACTTGTGCTTGTTCAAAAACTAATAATCCTGTGTATGTAATGCAGATTTTGTAGATGTTATCATCATCATGCTTGAGTCTCTAACTATAAGTGAAAACCATGGGCAACATATTCTACAAAATGAAAATGTTAAAAGCTTGATTGTTTCATGCAAAAAAACAACCGATCTTGTAAAAAAACATAATTTACAAGCATTAATTGATATGGATGAGGACTCGGAGAGAGTTTATAATATGCTCATGTCTAATGGTGGAAATAGCTATGATGAAGAAGCAGAAGCCAACTTTGAAAAGAAGGAATATTGGGCTGCACAAAGAGCACGTACCAGAGATAGAGTGGATTCATTCATGTCTATTCTTCGTGACATTCAAGGTACAATTCATTCATTTTAGTTGTATTATAGCAAAATAATAGtgcatatatataaatatatatcagCACCCTCTATACCCACCACAGAGATATATTGCCAAAGCATACAGTAAGAGGATCTTTAGCAAGACGCAATTCCTTCCAAACATGCCAACACAGAGTTTTAGATTATTTCTGATTTCTATTTGAGTGGTACCAACTTTTTACTTGCTTAAGTTGGTTATCATATTATCTTAGCATCCAACTTTATACTCTTCTGCAAATGTGTCAAATGATATTGAAAAACATAATCTGTTGAAATTTACTCATAACACAAATTTTACAGGTGATAGAAGTTTTTCACAATGGAAGGGTTCAGTGCTGGACTCCATAGTGGGAGCTTATCTAACTCAGAATGTCACCGACATTGCTTCAAGGTAATCATGTAGTTGGTTGTCTCGTAAATTACTTATGCAATCCAAAATTATGATGAAAATGTTggtaatatttatatatttttgttGTCAAAATCCTGATGATAAGGACGACACTGTTTTTGTATTCCAGTTCTGCTTTCATGTCCTTAGCTGCACGATATCCTGCACAAAATGATTATGGAAAGAGTAAATATTTAGAGCAAAATGTTATCGATCCTTCTGGAAGAAAAGATCAAGTATCATCTGGTCATTGTATCGTGCAACAAGTCAGAACATGTGAAAATACGAGTAATCAAAGTATATTCAAGTCAGAAAGTTTATCTATAAAAGATAAAGACAAGGATGAGCAGAATAAAGGAAATAACATTAGCTGGGATAACCTGAGAAAGTACTATAGTACTGGAAGAGCAAGAGATCATAAAACCACAGATGCGTTAGATTGGGAGGCTGTTAGGCAAGCTAATGTTGTTGAGGTTGCGGATACAATTGAAGAACGAGGAATGAGCAATGTGCTTGCAAAAAAAATTAAGGTCGAAAATTGTAGATTGAGTAGATTATGAAAGGCTATTCTCCGATTTAAAATTTCCTTACAAGAAGTTCTTGCAATATAATTACGTTTTGCAGGAGTTTCTTGATAGGGTAGTTGAAGATCATGGAAGCTTAGATCTCGAGTGGCTGAGGGATGTTCCACCACAGGACACGAAGTATGTCAACCACTTTTATACATCTATTATAGAATTTCACATTATGGAAAGCTATAAACAGCTAACAATGAATTGAATCTAAATTGGAATTGCagaaatatataaattaattacCACAAAGTATTGAGTTTTTACTTCTCTGCATCTAGGGACTTCTTGATGAGCATATATGGTATAGGATTGAAGAGTACGGAATGCATTCGACTTTTGACACTTCACCATGTTGCCTTCCCAGTAAGTAAGAAGTGCTAACATCTTTTGGTTTACTGAAGTACATGGCAATCAAACTGATGTTTTCTTGCAAAAGGTTGACACAAATGTTGGTCGAGTAGCAGTTCGACTAGGATGGGTCCCTCTAAAACCACTCCCAGAAGGACTTCAAATGCATCTTCTTGAAACGTGAGCATTTATTCCCAATCACTTAATGCATTACTTATAATAATATAACTAATATGATGCTCAATACATGTAGGTACCCTCCGGTGAATAGCATTCAGACATATCTATATCCTCGGCTGTGCAACCTTGATCAACAAACATTGTAACATCAGTTCATTTCGGCATTAGTTTCCTATTTCACACATTGTTTGACATATATGTATTGTGTCTGTATTTAGTTTGATTCATGCTACCAATGCTAAGATAGAACCCACAGTGTATGCTCCACATAGCTTGAAGCTCGTGTTGGCAGATGCCAAGTAGATATACGGTCATATGTTACGTGCATTATTTCAAACTATTCAGTTACTTTTGAAAACCAGCCTGTGAAACACCAAATGATTAAGCGTTAATCTCTTTGTAGGTATGAATTGCACTATCATCTAATAACATTTGGAAAGGTATGTTCTCATGTATATTTCTTTTGATTTCCTTTATTTGTATAATTTCTTCGATACTGATACATCCCACAATTTATAGGTTTTCTGTACAAAGAAAAAACCAAACTGCAACGCCTGTCCAATGAAGGGAGAGTGCAAGCATTTTTCTAGTGCAACAGCAAGGTTTGCATCACGTAATTCTGCTGAGATTGTTTACACTGTCACCGTCATACTGGTTTTTAGTATTCTGTGTATTAAAGGGTCTCCATAAACTATAACTTCTGTAGCTTTTACACCTGGATTTATGTTATTTTATACTTTAACTCCTCTTTGACTAAAGTGAGCCTTTTCTAGGCTTCTATTTCGTTGGATTTAGTTAGGTTGAAAATCTGAAGGGACGCTAGAACAAAATTAGTACCACATTACTAGTTAATCATAAATGTTGATTAATATCATACCTTCAGCAGTGCCATTCCTAGCAATACAATCTAGAGCTTAAACTCACCAATTTGAGGATGATTGCTCCATTGTCCAATCTGCCGATGCACTTCCTCGCCCTTTTAAATCTCTTTCCTTCACATTCTTTTTTTACAATATTTCCAGAATAGAGAATAGGACGTGCAGGCTTTCTCCTATTTCCCATTCCAGCCAAACAGGGCATTAGAGAAAATCCAATTTATTGAACATTTAAGATCATACTCCAATTGTGGCACATCTTTTGCAACACCTTACTTGTGTAGCAGGGACCATGTCTGAATTATTGATTTTAGTAGAGACCATACGCCAATCAAACTTTTATGCAAGATAAATTATGTATTAATTCATAAATATGCTTTTGATATTCACCTTTAAAATGTTTAAAGTGTGTGTACACGTGAAGAGAATAGTTACgatattatttgattttaaatactTGGAAAGAAATTgctcaaaaaaaaatatttggaaAGAATTTGCTCTATAGTATTTGTATTTAGTACACTTGTTTTAATAAAATATCTTCAGAACTTTAAATATTTCGGGGCCCTATTTAGAAATTAAGGGATTATTAAGAATATGATTTTCTCACTTGATGTTAACTGCAGTCATAGGCTTTCTCTACCAGCATGTGAGGAAAAAAATGTCGCTGCTGCTGGAAACCACATTGTAAAAGCAACACCACTGGAGTTGGAGTTTGATGATAAATACCAGAACCAAAATCCAGAATATGAAAGTTATAAATATGAACCATTAATTGAACTTCCTACTTCTCCTCCCCGGGAACTTGAAGATATTGAAGATCTTCTTAAAGATTCTGATCATTACAGTAGTTCTGGGGAGTCCGATGAAGAAATGCTTACTATCAGACTACATAGTAAAGTCTTAAGAGAAAGTATTCTAGAATCTGCAAATAGGAAAATTATTACAACTAAAGGAGGCATATCAGAAACTTCAGCTATTTCGGATTTGCTGGCTCCTACCCCGATGCCCATACTAAAACTTGCAGGCCGCTTAATGACTGTTCATAAAGTGTAAGTATTGCAAAAATAATATATAAGTTTATATACTAAtctcaaataaatttttaatttaaaattcattatCTAAGATGATTTATTCAATGACATattaaaaagttaaaaattaataTCCAAGTTACAGTAATAGCAATCATGTAAATTTGTCTATTATCATTGGATTAAAATTCTTTTTTGTCTGTGTACTGTATTGCAGCTTTGAGCTTCCTGATTCACATTCTATATTGGAAGGAGTAAGTATATTAAATCATCTGTTTTGAAATACATGCTATCATCATAGATTCTAACATTTGTATGTGCGATTTTGAATAATGTACAGGTGGACAGCAGGGATCCTGATGATCCATCTCCATACCTATTTGCAGTGTGGGAAGATGAAGGTGAATGCTCAATCATTGTTTAAATGTGCACTGATGTGCAGTTACTTGCCAAGATAATTTCATAGTATCTTATGAATGATAACACTATGCTTACAGTTCAGTAATTAAAACTTTTGTTTACTGTTGAAGGGGTGTTATCTAGTGAACAGAGAAGTCTAATTTCAGAAATATCAGAAGATTGCAGATCCCTAAAATCAGAAGTCTGCCATGAAATTGTATGCTGCTGCTCTACATATAGTAACATTAAGAAGCGGAGGTTATCAACTATTTGTGGAACACTTCTGGTGagtaaaaatataaatacattCAAGGCTTGACAATTGAAGTTTATATGTTAGTAGATTGTAATCACCCTTATATGAAGACTGACATTGATCTGAGCTTGAATTAGATCCCAGTTCGTTCAGCAAATCGTGGAACCTTTCCACTTAATGGAACATACTTTCAGGTTAATGAGGTGTGTGGTGACTTTTTTACTTACAAGTTGATGAATCACTTATGGATTTCCACCTTAGTTACTGAATCATAGATTTTTGTTAAGGTATTTGCTGATGATGAATCTACTAAGACTCCAATTGACGTTCCAAGACAATGGTTATCAGGTCTTCCAAAAAGGTTCCTATACTGTGGAAGAACTACAACAACAACATTCAAAGGTCAATTAAAATTATAAAtgttaaaaaaaaaattaaactgaGCAGCTTTAAACCATTACAAGAATTTTGACTTGCATACTTCTAATTTGAAACAGGCTTAAGTATTGACCTTATTCAGCATGCCTTTTCTAAAGGTACTAAACCATCCTTTTCTCTCCATAGAAAAGTGTTTCCGAGagaaaacaaataaaataagTAGACCAAACACCAAGTCATTCAATTTGTTTGATATAATGTGATGGACTAAGATATGCAAAATCTGAAGCGTGTTTGTATTCTGTTTGGTTGAGTATATAGTAATTTCTGCTTGCAGGGTTTTTTTGTACTCGAGGATTCAACAGGAAAAGTAGGTATATTACTAATCTTGGGGATCGATTCCACATCAAAGCAAACAAGTACAAAGCGAACAAGCCATAAACAGTTAAGACATTGTGTTTCGGGATAGCACGAATTGATATATGCATATATATGAAGATGTTAAAAGTAGGATTACAGTGTTTTGATTGAAATATCAAGAGTTTCCATGGATGTTCCAGTGACTAAGTCGATAAAACTTCTAAAAAGCAGACGTTTAGATGGTTCTCGAAACATatattttggtgaattatcagCGCTCAGTTTGGATCTTTTACCTTTATTGTACACATATCTTAGAATCACGCGGATTAAATCATGTGGTTATATGATCATTATCTCTCGGTTGGTACTTGTATATCCGGTAAAGATTTTAAAGTTACACTGATTTTGGCCCTTCTTCATATGTTACCTGAACTGAGAAACTCTAGTCAGTTAAAAACTGTAGTGTGTGTGTGCATATTTTGTAAATTACAAGTTACAACCAAAGACATCCCTGTATATGTTTAGTGCAAATATGCAGCATACACTACAACCCAACGATAATTGAATTCTCTTTGGAAAAGATCGATGGGGATGATTCTAAGATTAATAAAACTTTGAAAAAACGCCAGATATAGCCGATTTATTATCAAATTATACTAAAATGACAACTACGTATGCAAAAACTGGCCCAATATGACTGATCTAATCTGCCGTTCTTGAATACGTATTATATCCCCCTTTTCCCCTCACTCTGCGTCCCTTCCCCGTATGCatacaatatataaatatatatatatatatgatatccTTCCATACTTTCACCCATCAACAACAACAGCGGTAAACTATACAAA
It contains:
- the LOC141718002 gene encoding DNA glycosylase/AP lyase ROS1-like, with the protein product MQNHFPAGSKMSGITHSSPNPRSSTDEVVYKKNQTDNSQTDPSLQLVVALPSPVSSTPLKQNRKKRSNSAINKPEQSPKLKKHRPQLLHEECTPEIFTLKPHARGSYVRNKSLKPLSKYPNDVGIGQTANKSCKRALNFDLESKDRCKMLEDNENQGLNLDLEIKQDEQFDIKYQRRKKRMGIIGLNMDTSESARCTENDCLSVMDACVPSSKGLLCDFIKPESHRQRVSSRLREILMEDTGCEHLLFRVYSRKVEVKQCSEHSNDCGGKSPVMHKKEKTSRQRVTVNRSWMGEKTAEGWQTECNGEEVVKKRQRKLQPLQFSTPYYFVDVIIIMLESLTISENHGQHILQNENVKSLIVSCKKTTDLVKKHNLQALIDMDEDSERVYNMLMSNGGNSYDEEAEANFEKKEYWAAQRARTRDRVDSFMSILRDIQGDRSFSQWKGSVLDSIVGAYLTQNVTDIASSSAFMSLAARYPAQNDYGKSKYLEQNVIDPSGRKDQVSSGHCIVQQVRTCENTSNQSIFKSESLSIKDKDKDEQNKGNNISWDNLRKYYSTGRARDHKTTDALDWEAVRQANVVEVADTIEERGMSNVLAKKIKEFLDRVVEDHGSLDLEWLRDVPPQDTKDFLMSIYGIGLKSTECIRLLTLHHVAFPVDTNVGRVAVRLGWVPLKPLPEGLQMHLLETYPPVNSIQTYLYPRLCNLDQQTLYELHYHLITFGKVFCTKKKPNCNACPMKGECKHFSSATASHRLSLPACEEKNVAAAGNHIVKATPLELEFDDKYQNQNPEYESYKYEPLIELPTSPPRELEDIEDLLKDSDHYSSSGESDEEMLTIRLHSKVLRESILESANRKIITTKGGISETSAISDLLAPTPMPILKLAGRLMTVHKVFELPDSHSILEGVDSRDPDDPSPYLFAVWEDEGVLSSEQRSLISEISEDCRSLKSEVCHEIVCCCSTYSNIKKRRLSTICGTLLIPVRSANRGTFPLNGTYFQVNEVFADDESTKTPIDVPRQWLSGLPKRFLYCGRTTTTTFKGLSIDLIQHAFSKGFFCTRGFNRKSRYITNLGDRFHIKANKYKANKP